The following coding sequences lie in one Leptospira neocaledonica genomic window:
- a CDS encoding ABC transporter permease: MNLNAIKAIYFFEMARTRRTLMQSIASPVLSTSLYFIVFGSAIGSRIQEVNGVSYGSFIVPGLVMLSLLTESISNASFGIYFPKFTGTIYEILSAPVSSMEAVIGFVGAAATKSLILGSIMLATASLFVEIKIAHPFLMVFFLILTCISFSLFGFIIGIWADNFEKLQVIPMLVITPLVFLGGSFYSANMLPPFWQKVTLFNPILYLVSGFRWSFYEIGDVSLEISLTMILFFLVSCLGVVAWMFKTGYHIKK, encoded by the coding sequence ATGAATCTGAACGCAATCAAAGCCATCTACTTTTTCGAAATGGCAAGAACAAGAAGGACGTTAATGCAAAGTATTGCGTCACCTGTACTTTCTACTTCTTTATATTTTATCGTTTTCGGCTCTGCGATCGGATCCAGGATCCAAGAAGTGAATGGAGTATCTTACGGATCTTTTATAGTTCCAGGGCTTGTGATGCTTTCCCTACTGACGGAAAGTATCTCCAACGCTTCTTTCGGAATCTATTTCCCTAAATTTACTGGCACAATTTATGAAATTTTATCCGCTCCGGTTTCTAGTATGGAGGCTGTGATCGGTTTTGTGGGAGCTGCTGCAACCAAATCTTTGATCTTAGGCTCGATCATGCTTGCGACTGCTTCCCTGTTTGTGGAAATCAAGATCGCTCATCCATTCTTAATGGTCTTCTTCTTGATACTTACCTGCATTTCATTTAGTTTATTCGGATTTATCATTGGGATCTGGGCGGATAATTTCGAAAAACTGCAAGTGATCCCTATGCTTGTGATTACTCCTTTGGTTTTCTTGGGGGGAAGTTTCTATTCTGCAAATATGCTCCCTCCCTTCTGGCAAAAGGTTACTCTATTCAATCCGATCCTATATTTGGTCAGCGGATTTAGATGGAGCTTTTACGAGATCGGGGATGTAAGTCTTGAGATTAGCCTAACTATGATCTTATTCTTCTTAGTTTCTTGCTTAGGAGTTGTTGCCTGGATGTTCAAGACAGGATATCATATTAAAAAGTAA
- a CDS encoding DUF2834 domain-containing protein codes for MNLSTFKILLTTLGSIFTAGFLYLVIPPLSQNFDIIGAFLGGFVNPFSSAYALDIIFTWLVLAAWVIYDAKTKGIKNGWIALLLGVVPGVAVGAAYYIYLREKQNRN; via the coding sequence ATGAATCTTTCAACATTTAAAATTCTTCTGACTACCCTGGGTTCTATATTTACTGCAGGCTTTCTGTATCTCGTGATTCCACCTTTATCACAAAACTTCGATATTATCGGAGCCTTCTTAGGAGGATTCGTAAATCCATTCTCCAGCGCTTATGCTCTAGATATAATTTTCACATGGCTTGTTCTTGCAGCCTGGGTCATATATGATGCAAAAACAAAAGGAATCAAAAATGGATGGATTGCTCTATTACTCGGTGTGGTTCCAGGTGTGGCAGTAGGAGCAGCTTATTATATTTATCTGAGGGAAAAGCAGAATCGTAACTGA
- a CDS encoding ABC transporter ATP-binding protein, whose protein sequence is MNSNSPIVSIQNLSKSYSNGFQALKNINLDIEKGEIIALLGPNGAGKTTLISVICGIVNPSSGSVSVGGYDIIKNYRQTRSMIGLVPQELTVHAFESVLTTTNFTRGLFGKSPNKEYIEELLKSLSLIEKKDHTIMTLSGGMKRRVMIAKALSHEPSVLFLDEPTAGVDVELRKDMWNVVRALRDKGVTIILTTHYIEEAEEIADRVGIMNKGELVLVEKKTELMHKLGKKQILLDLVSPLQSLPNNFNGYELELKNEGKQLLYTYDGKEKQTGIASFLDQLKKSGIEFRDLNTTQSSLEEIFVQLVKESK, encoded by the coding sequence ATGAACTCCAACTCTCCCATTGTTTCCATCCAAAACCTCTCCAAATCTTATTCAAACGGATTCCAAGCCTTAAAAAACATTAACTTGGATATTGAAAAAGGAGAGATCATCGCTCTTTTAGGCCCGAATGGCGCCGGAAAAACAACTCTAATCTCGGTGATTTGCGGGATCGTTAATCCCAGTTCAGGTTCTGTTTCCGTGGGTGGTTACGATATTATAAAAAACTACAGACAGACTCGATCTATGATCGGTCTTGTTCCACAAGAACTCACGGTTCACGCTTTCGAATCAGTATTAACTACTACGAATTTCACCAGGGGTTTATTCGGAAAATCACCTAACAAAGAATATATCGAAGAACTTCTAAAGTCTCTTTCTCTTATTGAGAAGAAGGACCACACAATCATGACTCTATCCGGAGGAATGAAAAGAAGAGTAATGATCGCTAAAGCATTATCTCATGAACCGTCAGTTTTATTCTTGGATGAACCCACCGCCGGAGTGGATGTAGAACTTAGAAAAGATATGTGGAATGTAGTGAGAGCTCTTAGAGACAAAGGAGTTACCATTATTCTCACGACACATTATATAGAAGAAGCAGAAGAGATCGCCGACAGAGTCGGTATCATGAACAAGGGAGAATTAGTCCTTGTAGAAAAGAAAACCGAACTCATGCACAAGCTTGGAAAAAAACAGATCTTATTAGATCTTGTTTCTCCTCTCCAAAGTTTACCGAATAATTTTAACGGTTACGAACTGGAATTAAAGAACGAAGGAAAACAATTATTATACACCTACGACGGTAAGGAAAAACAAACTGGGATTGCAAGTTTCTTAGATCAGTTAAAAAAATCCGGAATTGAATTCAGAGATTTGAATACAACCCAAAGCAGTTTGGAAGAAATTTTCGTACAATTAGTGAAGGAATCCAAATGA